A stretch of the uncultured Cohaesibacter sp. genome encodes the following:
- a CDS encoding ABC transporter substrate-binding protein, translating to MNFPLTFKGLSLAAVLAASVAIPMAPASAATPKDTFVIARNTADAITLDPAESFEFTGGRIIANIYERLFFFEPEDLTKLVGGIAESYEFSEDGKKITVKLKPGLTFHSGNPVTANDVAYSLGRAIKLDKTPAFILKQIGWTADNVDEAVKAIDDQTVEINVLAEMSPALVLNLLSSSVASIVDMKEVEAHAVDGDMGYAWLKDHSAGSGAYKLKTWKANELVMLEAFDKFRYGEPPMKRVVIRHVAEPSAQRLLLEKGDVDAAMELTSDQLKGLAGNSDVVAMTYPKGYLMYMATNMNDPMLSKPKVRDALHYVVDYKGMANSILDGQYKIHQNFWPSGMWAAATENPYSFDLEKAKTLLGEAGVEPGTKITIDTLNKSPFKEVAQNVQAALGKIGIESDIILSDGKTLWPKYRARKHQLIIARWGPDYSDPHSNADAFAHNPDNRFEAKLTGKLTWRNAWDAKGLTELTNQAAAESDPAKREELYATLQKMVREDSPFTIMFQAIGTFGQRANVKGFVNGVTSDQAYYWTVTK from the coding sequence GTGAACTTTCCATTGACGTTTAAAGGCCTGTCCTTGGCAGCTGTGCTGGCCGCATCGGTTGCCATTCCAATGGCACCGGCATCCGCCGCCACGCCAAAAGACACCTTTGTAATTGCGCGCAACACCGCCGATGCCATCACACTGGATCCGGCAGAAAGCTTCGAGTTCACCGGCGGTCGCATCATCGCCAACATTTACGAGCGCCTGTTCTTCTTCGAGCCAGAAGATCTGACCAAGCTGGTTGGCGGCATCGCAGAATCCTATGAATTTTCCGAAGACGGCAAGAAAATCACCGTCAAGCTGAAACCGGGCCTGACCTTCCATTCTGGCAATCCGGTCACCGCAAATGACGTGGCCTACTCCTTGGGTCGCGCAATCAAGCTCGACAAGACCCCTGCCTTCATCCTCAAGCAGATCGGCTGGACAGCAGACAATGTTGATGAAGCCGTCAAGGCGATTGACGACCAGACTGTCGAAATCAACGTGCTGGCAGAGATGTCTCCGGCTCTGGTGCTCAACCTGCTCTCTTCTTCTGTCGCGTCGATTGTTGACATGAAGGAAGTGGAAGCGCATGCCGTTGACGGTGATATGGGCTATGCATGGCTCAAAGACCATTCTGCCGGGTCTGGCGCTTACAAGCTGAAAACCTGGAAAGCCAACGAACTGGTCATGCTGGAAGCGTTCGACAAGTTCCGTTACGGCGAACCTCCGATGAAACGCGTCGTGATCCGTCACGTGGCAGAGCCATCCGCTCAGCGTCTGTTGCTTGAAAAAGGCGATGTCGACGCAGCTATGGAGCTGACCTCGGATCAGCTCAAAGGTCTGGCAGGCAATTCGGATGTGGTCGCGATGACCTATCCGAAGGGTTATCTGATGTATATGGCCACCAACATGAATGATCCGATGCTTTCCAAGCCGAAAGTTCGCGATGCGCTGCATTACGTGGTTGACTACAAGGGCATGGCCAATTCGATTCTTGATGGCCAGTACAAGATCCACCAGAATTTCTGGCCTTCGGGCATGTGGGCCGCTGCCACGGAAAATCCCTATAGCTTCGACCTTGAAAAAGCCAAAACGCTGCTCGGTGAGGCAGGTGTCGAGCCCGGCACCAAGATCACGATCGACACTCTGAACAAATCGCCATTCAAAGAAGTGGCCCAGAATGTTCAGGCTGCATTGGGCAAAATTGGCATTGAATCCGATATCATTCTGTCCGACGGCAAGACCCTGTGGCCAAAATATCGTGCCCGCAAGCATCAATTGATCATTGCCCGCTGGGGTCCTGATTATTCCGATCCGCATTCCAACGCCGATGCCTTTGCCCACAATCCGGACAATCGCTTCGAAGCCAAGCTGACAGGCAAACTGACCTGGCGTAATGCCTGGGACGCAAAAGGTCTCACCGAGCTGACCAATCAGGCAGCCGCCGAGTCCGATCCTGCCAAGCGTGAAGAACTCTATGCCACCTTGCAGAAAATGGTGCGTGAAGATTCTCCATTCACCATCATGTTCCAGGCGATTGGCACATTTGGCCAGCGCGCCAACGTCAAAGGCTTTGTCAATGGCGTGACTTCTGACCAGGCTTATTACTGGACGGTGACCAAGTAA
- a CDS encoding ABC transporter permease has translation MLILTFIGLTAVTFIIGRIMPNDPVVAIVGDRASKEVYEAMYIQLGLDKPIWEQYLIFVGNMLQGDFGTSVMTTRPVLEDIKRFFPATLELATLATLVGIIIGVPAGVMAAVRHGTLIDHTVRIIGLLGHSIPVFWLGMVSLLIFYAKLDWVAGPGRIDFFYDGIVDPVTGIILIDSALAGEWDVFQNAVSHIILPASMLAIYSLAYIARMTRSFMLDQLNQEYVLTARVKGLKEGAVIWHHAFRNVLVQLITIIGLTYASLLEGSVLTETVFAWPGIGQYITNSLFNADMNAVIGGTLVVGVSFVGINMISDMLYRIVDPRAK, from the coding sequence ATGCTCATACTCACCTTTATCGGTTTGACGGCCGTCACCTTCATCATTGGCCGGATCATGCCAAACGATCCGGTGGTGGCCATCGTCGGCGACAGGGCATCCAAGGAGGTCTATGAAGCGATGTATATCCAGCTCGGCCTCGACAAGCCGATCTGGGAACAATATCTGATCTTCGTGGGCAACATGCTGCAGGGGGATTTCGGCACGTCGGTGATGACCACCCGGCCTGTGCTCGAAGACATCAAGCGCTTCTTCCCGGCAACGCTGGAACTGGCGACACTGGCAACGTTGGTCGGTATCATTATTGGTGTGCCTGCCGGGGTGATGGCTGCGGTGCGCCATGGCACGCTGATTGACCATACGGTCCGCATCATTGGCCTGTTGGGCCATTCGATCCCGGTCTTCTGGCTCGGCATGGTGTCGCTGTTGATTTTCTACGCCAAGCTCGACTGGGTGGCCGGTCCGGGGCGGATTGATTTCTTCTATGACGGCATTGTCGATCCGGTCACCGGTATCATCCTGATCGATTCCGCCCTCGCCGGTGAGTGGGACGTGTTCCAGAATGCGGTCTCCCATATCATCCTGCCCGCCTCGATGCTGGCCATCTATTCGCTGGCCTATATCGCCCGCATGACCCGCTCTTTCATGCTCGACCAGCTCAATCAGGAATATGTGCTGACGGCACGGGTGAAGGGCCTGAAGGAAGGGGCCGTGATCTGGCATCATGCCTTCCGCAATGTGCTTGTCCAGCTGATCACCATCATCGGGCTTACCTATGCCAGCCTTCTCGAAGGCTCGGTGCTGACCGAGACGGTTTTTGCGTGGCCAGGCATCGGGCAATATATCACCAATTCGCTCTTCAATGCCGACATGAATGCGGTGATTGGCGGCACGCTGGTGGTGGGCGTTTCCTTTGTGGGCATCAACATGATTTCCGACATGCTGTATCGCATCGTTGATCCGAGGGCGAAATAA
- a CDS encoding ABC transporter permease: protein MTDSAIKPTTGLRAWLLADFPDTAFQARCQRTYIGWLSFKTNPIAMLGLFIVGFLCLVALFAPLIASTNGNEQDLANRLQPASFAHWFGTDELGRDVFDRIVWGSRVTLYIIFLVSIIVMPIGLIIGTAAGLLGGIVDKVLMRITDIFLAFPRLILALAFVAVLGPGLENAVLAIALTTWSPYARLARAETLTVRSSEYIMAAEIMGASKLRILFGHIMPMCLSSTIVRLTLDMAGIILTAAGLGFLGLGAQPPLAEWGAMIATGRDFLLDQWWVPTIPGIAILVVSLGFNLLGDGLRDVLDPRSSGGH, encoded by the coding sequence ATGACTGATAGCGCCATCAAACCGACCACCGGATTGCGAGCCTGGTTGCTCGCCGATTTCCCGGACACAGCCTTTCAGGCCCGTTGCCAGCGCACCTATATCGGCTGGCTGAGTTTCAAGACCAACCCCATTGCGATGCTCGGTCTTTTCATCGTTGGCTTTCTCTGCCTTGTTGCGCTGTTTGCACCACTGATTGCGAGCACCAATGGCAATGAGCAGGATCTCGCCAACCGTCTCCAGCCAGCAAGCTTTGCTCACTGGTTCGGCACCGACGAGCTTGGCCGCGATGTGTTTGACCGCATTGTCTGGGGCTCGCGCGTCACCCTTTATATCATTTTCCTTGTCTCGATCATTGTGATGCCGATTGGTCTGATCATCGGCACTGCAGCCGGTTTACTCGGAGGCATTGTCGACAAGGTACTGATGCGCATCACCGATATTTTCCTTGCCTTCCCGCGGCTCATTCTGGCGCTGGCTTTCGTGGCCGTGCTGGGGCCGGGGCTGGAAAATGCCGTGCTCGCGATCGCACTGACCACATGGTCGCCCTATGCCCGACTGGCACGGGCCGAAACCCTGACCGTGCGTTCAAGCGAATATATCATGGCGGCCGAGATTATGGGCGCATCCAAGCTGCGCATTCTGTTTGGCCATATCATGCCCATGTGTCTTAGCTCGACCATCGTGCGCCTGACGCTCGATATGGCAGGCATCATTCTGACCGCTGCCGGTCTTGGCTTTCTTGGTCTGGGGGCTCAACCGCCCCTGGCGGAATGGGGTGCGATGATCGCCACGGGTCGGGATTTTCTGCTCGATCAGTGGTGGGTGCCTACCATTCCCGGCATTGCCATTCTGGTGGTTTCCCTTGGCTTCAACCTGCTTGGCGACGGCCTGCGTGATGTGCTTGATCCACGCAGCTCAGGAGGCCACTGA
- a CDS encoding ABC transporter ATP-binding protein, producing the protein MNNAASPEPQDTDRSDETLISVKDLHVRFTTPKGPVHAVRGVSFDLKRERLGIVGESGSGKSQTGRALLRLTAGNGSIEASEMMFDGIDLMKASEKTMRNIRGSRISMIMQDPKYSLNPVMTVGAQIAESCREHEKISKSEAKKRALAMLEAVRIREPEKVFSLYPHQVSGGMGQRIMIAMMLITDPEVMIADEPTSALDVTVQMQVLALLDDMVRERGMGLVLISHDLHLVSSFCDRVLVMYGGRIMEILDAKHLDQAQHPYTKGLLSCLPRMDGNHDDLPVLQRDPNWMTEELSGGSNA; encoded by the coding sequence ATGAATAATGCAGCTTCCCCGGAGCCGCAGGATACGGACCGAAGCGATGAGACGCTGATCTCGGTCAAGGACCTGCATGTGCGCTTCACCACCCCGAAAGGTCCTGTCCACGCAGTGCGCGGCGTCAGCTTTGACCTTAAACGCGAACGGCTTGGCATCGTCGGGGAAAGTGGTTCGGGCAAATCCCAGACTGGCCGCGCCCTGTTGCGACTGACCGCAGGCAATGGCTCGATCGAGGCCAGCGAGATGATGTTTGATGGCATCGATCTGATGAAGGCCAGCGAGAAAACCATGCGCAACATTCGTGGCTCGCGGATTTCCATGATCATGCAGGATCCGAAATATTCGCTCAATCCGGTTATGACGGTTGGGGCGCAAATTGCTGAATCCTGTCGCGAGCATGAGAAAATCTCCAAGTCCGAAGCCAAAAAACGGGCGCTGGCCATGCTGGAAGCTGTGCGGATCCGCGAACCTGAAAAGGTCTTTTCGCTTTATCCCCATCAGGTCTCCGGCGGCATGGGGCAGCGGATCATGATCGCCATGATGCTGATCACCGACCCGGAAGTGATGATTGCGGATGAGCCAACCTCGGCGCTGGACGTCACCGTGCAGATGCAGGTGCTCGCCTTGCTCGACGATATGGTGCGCGAGCGCGGCATGGGGCTGGTTCTGATCAGCCATGATTTGCATCTGGTGTCCAGTTTCTGCGACCGGGTACTGGTGATGTATGGGGGTCGGATCATGGAAATTCTCGATGCCAAGCATCTCGATCAGGCGCAGCATCCCTACACCAAGGGTCTGCTGAGCTGTCTGCCGCGCATGGATGGCAATCATGATGATCTGCCGGTCTTGCAGCGCGACCCGAATTGGATGACGGAAGAGTTGAGCGGAGGATCAAACGCATGA
- a CDS encoding ABC transporter ATP-binding protein, with product MMISIRDLSISFGSGKNEIQALKGVNLDVAEGDSYGLVGESGSGKSTVLRAMVGIYSHWTGSIRIDGQELTAKRSLASRKHMQMVFQDPYGSLHPRRTVNDTLLEPLVIHKLDNHDARIVKILKEVGLGPEFRFRYPHQLSGGQRQRVAIARALILEPEVILLDEPTSALDVSVQAEILNLLSTLRKTHGLTYIMVSHDLAVVGHLCSKIAVMNRGEIIEEMTEDQLRSGEVAHDYTRQLWTASLGYDRAALETFKEFA from the coding sequence ATGATGATCTCCATTCGTGATCTCAGTATTTCCTTTGGTTCTGGCAAAAATGAAATTCAGGCCCTTAAAGGCGTCAATCTCGATGTCGCCGAAGGGGACAGCTACGGCCTTGTTGGCGAGTCCGGCTCAGGCAAGTCGACGGTTCTGCGGGCAATGGTGGGCATTTATTCCCATTGGACCGGTTCCATCCGCATCGATGGACAGGAGCTGACAGCCAAGCGCTCTCTTGCCTCGCGCAAGCATATGCAGATGGTCTTTCAGGACCCATACGGCTCGCTCCATCCGCGCCGGACGGTGAATGACACGTTGCTTGAACCGCTGGTCATTCACAAGCTGGACAATCACGACGCCCGGATCGTCAAGATCCTCAAAGAGGTGGGACTGGGGCCGGAATTCCGCTTCCGGTATCCGCACCAATTGTCCGGTGGGCAGCGACAACGTGTGGCTATTGCACGGGCGCTCATTCTGGAGCCGGAAGTGATCCTGCTTGATGAGCCAACCAGTGCGCTTGATGTATCGGTGCAGGCCGAGATTCTCAATCTGTTGTCGACGTTGCGCAAGACCCACGGCCTGACCTACATCATGGTCAGCCATGACTTGGCGGTCGTTGGTCATCTGTGCAGCAAAATTGCGGTGATGAATCGCGGCGAGATCATCGAGGAAATGACCGAGGATCAGCTGCGCAGCGGTGAAGTCGCCCACGATTATACCCGCCAGCTCTGGACTGCCTCCCTTGGCTATGACCGCGCGGCACTTGAGACCTTCAAGGAGTTTGCCTGA
- a CDS encoding dipeptidase translates to MADSLIPVFDGHNDTLLQLTEAERQGAPISFMDGDESLHIDWHKAGAGAFAGGFFAMFVPPVKASAKPLELHEMLTPVEQSYALDYTMHLASSAFRLEKESGGSVRICRSAAEIRKAMSDGVIAMLLHIEGAEAIDPDFHALEVLYGAGLRSIGPVWSRPNIFATGVPFAFPGSPDQGPGLTDKGRALVQRCNQMGIMLDLSHLNEAGFWDIQKLSSAPLVATHSNVHALSHTPRNLTDKQLDAIGESKGVVGLNYAVGFLREDGDQKNADTPIERMLTHLDYLLEKLGEDGVALGSDFDGCTVPASIGSAAGNPKLIDAMRQHGYGETLIEKIAHGNWISLLERTGI, encoded by the coding sequence ATGGCAGACAGTTTGATCCCGGTATTTGACGGACATAATGACACCCTGCTGCAACTGACCGAAGCTGAACGCCAAGGCGCGCCGATTTCCTTCATGGATGGAGATGAGAGTCTGCATATTGATTGGCACAAGGCAGGCGCCGGGGCTTTTGCAGGCGGATTTTTTGCCATGTTCGTGCCCCCGGTCAAGGCGAGTGCCAAGCCACTGGAACTGCATGAAATGCTGACCCCGGTCGAGCAGAGCTATGCACTGGATTACACCATGCATCTGGCATCTTCTGCCTTCCGGCTGGAAAAGGAATCCGGTGGGTCGGTGCGGATTTGCCGTTCGGCTGCCGAGATCCGCAAGGCGATGAGCGACGGGGTGATTGCCATGTTGCTGCATATTGAGGGCGCGGAAGCCATCGATCCGGATTTCCATGCGCTTGAGGTTCTATATGGAGCTGGCCTCAGATCCATCGGGCCGGTCTGGAGCCGGCCCAATATCTTTGCCACCGGCGTGCCGTTCGCTTTTCCCGGCTCGCCTGATCAGGGTCCGGGCCTGACGGACAAGGGTCGCGCGCTTGTGCAGCGCTGCAACCAGATGGGCATCATGCTTGATCTGTCACACCTCAATGAAGCTGGCTTCTGGGACATCCAGAAGCTGTCTAGCGCGCCACTGGTGGCGACCCATTCCAATGTGCATGCATTAAGCCATACGCCCCGCAACCTGACCGACAAGCAGCTGGATGCGATTGGCGAAAGCAAGGGTGTGGTTGGCCTTAATTATGCGGTTGGCTTCTTGCGCGAGGATGGCGACCAGAAAAATGCCGATACGCCAATTGAGCGGATGCTGACCCATCTTGACTATCTGCTTGAAAAGCTCGGTGAGGATGGCGTGGCACTGGGGTCGGACTTTGACGGCTGCACTGTGCCCGCTTCGATTGGCTCAGCGGCGGGCAATCCCAAGCTGATCGATGCCATGCGTCAACACGGCTATGGTGAGACTCTGATCGAGAAAATCGCCCATGGCAACTGGATATCCCTGCTGGAACGCACCGGAATCTGA
- a CDS encoding MFS transporter: protein MSRSLLSIASLLLGSAFLFFAGGLTGVLLPVRGGIEGFSSFWLGLLGTGWAVGYVSGCIYVPRIVTRSGHIRAFSVMAACACISILLTSMIMLPIAWVVLRALAGFAFAGAAMIVESWLTERSSSSVRGVIFGTYTMVNLFATTVGQMVIAVVPAEGVELFTISAIFYVVALLPTALTRSPAPAPLARVTLDVAKLWRNSPIAVVAVFLTGVSNGTFGTLAAVYGHAIGLDLAGIALFVSASILAGAAAQIPVGFVSDKMDRRFVVIGIAIVAIISDGFFLNNAPKDTWSAVIHALVFGAAIFTFYPVLVAHANDHAAPEDSLQTSGGLLLMIGVGSIVGPLLGGALMSVWNEQGLFVVTLTSHILILLYAIWRLTQRKAASDDDKSRFIPIAPMRTRTMQTILMADESAEEQAVVQAEQYAEEQAASDQQP, encoded by the coding sequence TTGTCCCGCAGCCTTTTGTCCATTGCCTCGCTTTTGCTTGGCTCCGCCTTTCTGTTCTTTGCCGGAGGTCTGACTGGTGTCCTCTTGCCCGTGCGCGGCGGGATAGAAGGGTTTTCGAGCTTCTGGCTTGGTTTGCTCGGGACCGGTTGGGCGGTTGGCTATGTTTCAGGCTGCATCTATGTGCCGCGGATCGTGACCCGCTCGGGCCATATTCGGGCCTTCAGCGTGATGGCGGCCTGCGCCTGCATATCGATCCTGTTGACCTCCATGATCATGCTCCCCATCGCTTGGGTAGTGCTCAGGGCCTTGGCAGGCTTTGCCTTTGCGGGCGCGGCAATGATCGTGGAAAGCTGGTTGACCGAGCGCTCCTCAAGCTCTGTCCGTGGGGTGATTTTCGGGACCTATACGATGGTCAACCTGTTTGCCACCACGGTCGGACAAATGGTGATTGCCGTGGTGCCTGCTGAAGGGGTGGAGCTTTTCACCATTTCGGCCATTTTCTATGTGGTCGCGTTGCTGCCAACGGCGCTGACCCGCTCTCCGGCCCCGGCGCCCTTGGCGCGGGTGACTTTGGACGTCGCAAAATTGTGGCGCAATTCCCCCATCGCGGTGGTGGCGGTCTTCCTGACGGGCGTATCGAACGGCACTTTTGGCACCTTGGCTGCCGTTTATGGTCATGCAATTGGCCTTGATCTGGCAGGCATTGCACTGTTTGTCAGTGCTTCGATTTTGGCGGGCGCGGCGGCGCAGATCCCGGTTGGATTTGTTTCCGACAAGATGGATCGGCGTTTCGTGGTCATCGGCATTGCGATTGTGGCCATCATTTCCGATGGCTTCTTTCTCAACAATGCGCCCAAGGACACATGGTCGGCGGTCATCCATGCGCTGGTGTTTGGCGCGGCGATTTTCACCTTCTATCCGGTGCTGGTGGCCCATGCCAATGACCATGCAGCGCCAGAAGACAGTTTGCAGACCAGCGGCGGCCTGCTGCTGATGATCGGGGTCGGGTCGATTGTTGGTCCTCTGCTTGGTGGTGCGCTGATGAGTGTGTGGAACGAACAGGGCCTGTTCGTCGTGACGCTGACGTCCCACATTCTTATCCTGCTTTATGCGATTTGGCGTCTGACCCAGCGCAAGGCTGCCTCGGACGACGACAAGAGCCGGTTCATTCCAATCGCCCCAATGCGGACGCGTACAATGCAAACCATCCTGATGGCCGATGAATCGGCCGAAGAGCAAGCAGTGGTGCAGGCAGAGCAGTATGCGGAAGAACAGGCTGCCAGCGACCAGCAGCCCTAA
- a CDS encoding MaoC family dehydratase N-terminal domain-containing protein translates to MDMQHLEQWIGKSESLTERIAPFPANAMAATLDRDDAPYEDGTKLPHLWHWLHFLPLFKLSDAGYDGHAALGGFLPPVPLPRRMWAASRFSFHAPMRIGQTLRKVSTVKSVKGKEGRSGKLVFVTVGHQIFDGETLCLDEDHDIVYREMPKADAPVVTPTQAPETSDFSRAIDPDPVLLFRYSALTFNGHRIHYDQPFCTGSEGYEGLIVHGPLLATMLMDLLRRNAPSAEIESFEFRALATVFDIHDFSLHGQMSPDGKTCDLWVRRHDGAMAMKAKAQLR, encoded by the coding sequence ATGGATATGCAGCATCTGGAACAATGGATCGGCAAGTCGGAAAGTCTGACAGAACGGATCGCTCCTTTCCCTGCCAATGCGATGGCCGCAACATTGGATCGGGATGATGCGCCCTATGAGGATGGCACCAAGCTACCCCATCTCTGGCACTGGCTGCATTTCCTGCCTTTGTTCAAATTGTCAGATGCGGGGTATGATGGCCATGCAGCCCTTGGCGGTTTCCTGCCGCCGGTGCCTCTACCGCGCCGCATGTGGGCGGCCAGCCGCTTTTCGTTCCATGCCCCCATGCGCATTGGCCAAACCTTGCGCAAGGTCTCTACGGTCAAATCGGTCAAAGGTAAGGAAGGACGGTCTGGCAAGCTGGTTTTTGTCACCGTTGGCCATCAGATCTTTGATGGTGAGACGCTTTGTCTCGACGAGGATCACGACATCGTCTATCGCGAAATGCCAAAGGCCGATGCGCCCGTGGTTACCCCGACGCAAGCACCAGAAACATCCGATTTCAGCCGAGCCATTGATCCCGATCCAGTTTTGTTGTTCCGCTATTCGGCGCTGACCTTTAACGGTCACCGGATCCATTATGATCAACCATTCTGCACCGGATCGGAAGGCTATGAAGGTCTGATCGTCCATGGCCCTTTGCTGGCCACCATGTTGATGGACCTGCTGCGCCGGAACGCGCCAAGCGCCGAGATCGAAAGCTTCGAATTCCGAGCCTTGGCCACCGTCTTTGATATTCACGATTTCTCGCTTCACGGCCAGATGAGCCCCGATGGCAAGACGTGTGACTTGTGGGTGCGTCGCCACGATGGGGCCATGGCCATGAAAGCCAAGGCGCAGTTGCGATGA